The Malus domestica chromosome 13, GDT2T_hap1 genome includes a window with the following:
- the LOC103453661 gene encoding uncharacterized protein isoform X1, translating to MEGGSSSSELQSIEDAIRSSDVVENRIELLGKLGELNITEKSELASLAKCLTTFWEEYTCLDVSQCMLNKAILHVAVKHLESDISNALAHFLALGTKANIWCGKHLKMTLMSSVESQEEEHDNLFFELLLDLLSFSGVSFSALARFPVSTDKLSMDIVEKFLVEQLNLIKDSISEIKRIEPFESVGKVMLEVIDAVIRLCGAYARAVNWESWEEKLERDKTGTHFEGVSNMNHVITVIKYTIEKLCEIGVVAANNGGSLVKVLNFTWKGVVSLLQLGEGVFATKVNVADIVSNLISLVNESLKCAAEAWSSSLNDAISVTEARKTFLPINFYLINAIKISTLYPCQAYLLQREITNCILMISTFKISLSNEKLLKTAAEVFVELLEKASLDLLFSLLNSSQVKQEFKVEILDSLFGKGSYTDTSSGDKSKFNKISSLDEIISLFGEALPGERALLLGRVSLFLSLLKFSVDLEEDVKLGITRKLGWFLDILIDEEVYSSILLLQVPVLYGSGETVVVAWQPMFSSLLNALEIFMLVVSSTPVWRELEAFLLENIFHPHFLCWEVVMELWCFMLRYADPGTVSGIIGKLCSLLKLVASSESVLVPGSALRKLARSISMLLTFGSPSIVDQVYMSIVSDEGTQSSSVICLALFMEGFPLNLLSDKLKSIATQRILTDYYVFIENFDDKSMRSSGSGVFGVPVFALSASLESLRISISDIDVKTLKLLVSIIHNYIVSSDKLMKDHYRKLLSETLVIISKMKHLYASDEMEKVIFELKNLFISGSGAASDTQLYECKPNLALFMAGLAHMEINETNESAKISTLWELYHMLLSERHWAFIHLAITAFGYFSARTGCNELWRFVPETAALSYDLESGNEATVERFMSEFKIYLEKETALLTTTPCSDQLGLLAREGLTLKEMFQKISDTIVDTSERDNMEIDCEKQTEINGGKQTNKKRKLPDGIRKGMELLESGMKVIVDGLSQWQQMQFCSNELHDKFLTSFSRLEDEISQLVGLAGSD from the exons atggaaggAGGGAGCTCAAGCAGCGAATTGCAGAGCATAGAAGACGCCATTAGATCCTCGGAC GTAGTGGAGAATCGTATTGAACTACTGGGGAAGCTTGGTGAGTTGAACATTACAGAGAAATCTGAATTGGCATCCCTTGCGAAATGTCTCACA ACATTTTGGGAGGAGTATACTTGCTTGGATGTAAGCCAGTGCATGTTAAACAAGGCTATATTACACGTGGCTGTAAAACACCTAGAATCTGACATATCCAACGCTCTAGCACATTTCCTTGCCCTTGGGACCAAG GCTAACATATGGTGTGGTAAACACCTAAAAATGACTCTTATGTCGAGTGTGGAGTCTCAAGAGGAAGAGCACGACAATCTGTTCTTTGAG CTGCTTCTGGATCTTCTGAGCTTCTCTGGTGTTAGTTTCTCAGCTTTGGCAAGATTTCCTGTTTCTACTGACAAGCTGTCAATGGATATTGTTGAGAAATTCTTAGTGGAACAGTTAAACTTGATCAAAGATTCAATATCAGAGATTAAG AGAATTGAGCCATTTGAATCTGTAGGAAAGGTCATGTTGGAGGTCATTGATGCTGTAATAAGACTATGTGGAGCATATGCTCGAGCTGTAAATTGGGAGTCTTGGGAAGAAAAGCTTGAGAGGGACAAAACTGGAACGCATTTTGAAGGGGTCAGTAATATGAATCACGTTATTACTGTAATAAAGTATACAATAGAAAAATTGTGTGAGATAGGCGTTGTTGCTGCTAATAATGGAGGCAGTCTGGTAAAGGTTCTCAATTTTACATGGAAAGGTGTAGTCAGTCTACTTCAGCTTGGTGAGGGGGTATTCGCAACAAAGGTGAATGTAGCTGATATAGTTTCAAATCTAATCTCACTGGTCAATGAATCTTTAAAATGCGCAGCTGAGGCTTGGTCATCGTCTTTGAATGATGCCATTTCAGTGACAGAAGCTAGGAAGAcatttcttccaataaatttttATCTGATTAATGCAATAAAAATATCTACCCTGTATCCGTGTCAAGCATATCTGTTACAAAGGGAGATAACAAATTGCATCCTGATGATCTCAACCTTCAAAATTTCATTGAGCAATGAAAAACTGTTAAAAACCGCCGCTGAAGTTTTCGTAGAACTCTTGGAGAAAGCATCCTTGGATTTACTATTTTCGTTACTGAATTCATCTCAAGTGAAGCAGGAGTTCAAGGTTGAGATTCTAGATTCTCTGTTCGGTAAAGGAAGCTACACAGATACTAGCTCTGGAGATAAGAGTAAATTTAATAAGATAAGTTCGTTGGATgaaattatttctttatttggGGAAGCATTGCCTGGAGAAAGAGCCTTGTTGCTTGGTCGTGTTTCGTTATTTCTTAGTTTGTTGAAATTTTCtgttgatcttgaagaagatgTAAAACTTGGGATTACTAGAAAGCTTGGTTGGTTCTTGGATATATTAATTGATGAAGAGGTATATTCTTCCATTTTGCTTTTGCAAGTTCCCGTGTTATATGGTTCTGGAGAAACTGTGGTAGTTGCCTGGCAGCCTATGTTTtcttcacttttgaatgcattGGAAATCTTCATGCTTGTGGTCTCTTCGACTCCTGTTTGGAGGGAGTTGGAGGCTTTCCTTCTTGAGAATATATTTCATCCTCACTTCCTTTGCTGGGAGGTTGTGATGGAACTTTGGTGCTTTATGCTGCGGTATGCTGATCCAGGGACGGTGAGTGGCATTATTGGTAAACTCTGCTCATTACTGAAGTTAGTGGCATCTTCTGAATCAGTTCTTGTACCTGGTTCTGCTCTGCGAAAATTGGCAAGATCAATCAGCATGCTTCTTACTTTTGGCTCACCATCTATCGTAGACCAGGTTTACATGTCCATTGTTAGTGATGAGGGAACTCAGTCGTCATCAGTTATATGTCTAGCCTTATTCATGGAAGGATTTCCACTGAATTTACTCTCTGACAAGTTGAAAAGTATTGCAACTCAAAGAATCCTTACTGATTACTATGTCttcattgaaaattttgatgacAAATCTATGAGATCTTCTGGTTCCGGTGTTTTTGGTGTCCCAGTGTTTGCTTTGTCTGCTTCATTGGAGTCTCT CCGGATCAGTATATCCGATATCGATGTGAAGACTCTGAAGCTTTTAGTTTCTATCATTCATAACTACATAGTGTCTTCAGACAAACTAATGAAGGACCACTACCGTAAGCTTTTGAGTGAAACATTGGTAATCATCTCAAAAATGAAGCACCTATATGCATCTGACGAAATGGAGAAAGTAATCTTTGAGCTTAAAAACCTGTTTATCTCAGGATCTGGTGCAGCTTCTGATACACAATTGTATGAATGCAAACCAAATCTGGCTCTTTTCATGGCAGGCCTTGCTCATATGGAAATCAATGAAACTAATGAAAGTGCAAAGATCTCTACTCTCTGGGAGTTGTATCACATGTTGTTGAGTGAACGGCATTGGGCATTTATTCACTTGGCTATTACAGCATTTGGATACTTTTCTGCTCGGACTGGTTGCAATGAGCTTTGGAGATTTGTGCCGGAGACTGCAGCGCTTtcatatgatttagaatctggAAATGAGGCAACTGTGGAGAGATTCATGTCTGAGTTTAAGATATATCTCGAGAAGGAAACAGCGCTTCTTACAACGACACCTTGTTCTGACCAGCTTGGTCTGCTTGCGAGGGAGGGTCTAACTCTGAAAGAAATGTTTCAGAAGATTTCAGATACCATTGTGGATACTTCAGAACGTGACAACATGGAAATCGACTGTGAAAAGCAAACGGAGATCAATGGCGGGAAGCAAACCAATAAGAAAAGGAAACTTCCGGATGGAATTAGGAAGGGAATGGAATTGCTAGAGAGTGGTATGAAGGTTATTGTTGATGGTCTGTCCCAGTGGCAGCAAATGCAATTTTGCTCCAATGAACTTCACGACAAGTTCTTGACGAGCTTTTCTCGCCTTGAAGATGAAATTTCTCAACTAGTTGGCCTGGCTGGTAGTGATTAG
- the LOC103453661 gene encoding uncharacterized protein isoform X2, whose product MEGGSSSSELQSIEDAIRSSDVVENRIELLGKLGELNITEKSELASLAKCLTEYTCLDVSQCMLNKAILHVAVKHLESDISNALAHFLALGTKANIWCGKHLKMTLMSSVESQEEEHDNLFFELLLDLLSFSGVSFSALARFPVSTDKLSMDIVEKFLVEQLNLIKDSISEIKRIEPFESVGKVMLEVIDAVIRLCGAYARAVNWESWEEKLERDKTGTHFEGVSNMNHVITVIKYTIEKLCEIGVVAANNGGSLVKVLNFTWKGVVSLLQLGEGVFATKVNVADIVSNLISLVNESLKCAAEAWSSSLNDAISVTEARKTFLPINFYLINAIKISTLYPCQAYLLQREITNCILMISTFKISLSNEKLLKTAAEVFVELLEKASLDLLFSLLNSSQVKQEFKVEILDSLFGKGSYTDTSSGDKSKFNKISSLDEIISLFGEALPGERALLLGRVSLFLSLLKFSVDLEEDVKLGITRKLGWFLDILIDEEVYSSILLLQVPVLYGSGETVVVAWQPMFSSLLNALEIFMLVVSSTPVWRELEAFLLENIFHPHFLCWEVVMELWCFMLRYADPGTVSGIIGKLCSLLKLVASSESVLVPGSALRKLARSISMLLTFGSPSIVDQVYMSIVSDEGTQSSSVICLALFMEGFPLNLLSDKLKSIATQRILTDYYVFIENFDDKSMRSSGSGVFGVPVFALSASLESLRISISDIDVKTLKLLVSIIHNYIVSSDKLMKDHYRKLLSETLVIISKMKHLYASDEMEKVIFELKNLFISGSGAASDTQLYECKPNLALFMAGLAHMEINETNESAKISTLWELYHMLLSERHWAFIHLAITAFGYFSARTGCNELWRFVPETAALSYDLESGNEATVERFMSEFKIYLEKETALLTTTPCSDQLGLLAREGLTLKEMFQKISDTIVDTSERDNMEIDCEKQTEINGGKQTNKKRKLPDGIRKGMELLESGMKVIVDGLSQWQQMQFCSNELHDKFLTSFSRLEDEISQLVGLAGSD is encoded by the exons atggaaggAGGGAGCTCAAGCAGCGAATTGCAGAGCATAGAAGACGCCATTAGATCCTCGGAC GTAGTGGAGAATCGTATTGAACTACTGGGGAAGCTTGGTGAGTTGAACATTACAGAGAAATCTGAATTGGCATCCCTTGCGAAATGTCTCACA GAGTATACTTGCTTGGATGTAAGCCAGTGCATGTTAAACAAGGCTATATTACACGTGGCTGTAAAACACCTAGAATCTGACATATCCAACGCTCTAGCACATTTCCTTGCCCTTGGGACCAAG GCTAACATATGGTGTGGTAAACACCTAAAAATGACTCTTATGTCGAGTGTGGAGTCTCAAGAGGAAGAGCACGACAATCTGTTCTTTGAG CTGCTTCTGGATCTTCTGAGCTTCTCTGGTGTTAGTTTCTCAGCTTTGGCAAGATTTCCTGTTTCTACTGACAAGCTGTCAATGGATATTGTTGAGAAATTCTTAGTGGAACAGTTAAACTTGATCAAAGATTCAATATCAGAGATTAAG AGAATTGAGCCATTTGAATCTGTAGGAAAGGTCATGTTGGAGGTCATTGATGCTGTAATAAGACTATGTGGAGCATATGCTCGAGCTGTAAATTGGGAGTCTTGGGAAGAAAAGCTTGAGAGGGACAAAACTGGAACGCATTTTGAAGGGGTCAGTAATATGAATCACGTTATTACTGTAATAAAGTATACAATAGAAAAATTGTGTGAGATAGGCGTTGTTGCTGCTAATAATGGAGGCAGTCTGGTAAAGGTTCTCAATTTTACATGGAAAGGTGTAGTCAGTCTACTTCAGCTTGGTGAGGGGGTATTCGCAACAAAGGTGAATGTAGCTGATATAGTTTCAAATCTAATCTCACTGGTCAATGAATCTTTAAAATGCGCAGCTGAGGCTTGGTCATCGTCTTTGAATGATGCCATTTCAGTGACAGAAGCTAGGAAGAcatttcttccaataaatttttATCTGATTAATGCAATAAAAATATCTACCCTGTATCCGTGTCAAGCATATCTGTTACAAAGGGAGATAACAAATTGCATCCTGATGATCTCAACCTTCAAAATTTCATTGAGCAATGAAAAACTGTTAAAAACCGCCGCTGAAGTTTTCGTAGAACTCTTGGAGAAAGCATCCTTGGATTTACTATTTTCGTTACTGAATTCATCTCAAGTGAAGCAGGAGTTCAAGGTTGAGATTCTAGATTCTCTGTTCGGTAAAGGAAGCTACACAGATACTAGCTCTGGAGATAAGAGTAAATTTAATAAGATAAGTTCGTTGGATgaaattatttctttatttggGGAAGCATTGCCTGGAGAAAGAGCCTTGTTGCTTGGTCGTGTTTCGTTATTTCTTAGTTTGTTGAAATTTTCtgttgatcttgaagaagatgTAAAACTTGGGATTACTAGAAAGCTTGGTTGGTTCTTGGATATATTAATTGATGAAGAGGTATATTCTTCCATTTTGCTTTTGCAAGTTCCCGTGTTATATGGTTCTGGAGAAACTGTGGTAGTTGCCTGGCAGCCTATGTTTtcttcacttttgaatgcattGGAAATCTTCATGCTTGTGGTCTCTTCGACTCCTGTTTGGAGGGAGTTGGAGGCTTTCCTTCTTGAGAATATATTTCATCCTCACTTCCTTTGCTGGGAGGTTGTGATGGAACTTTGGTGCTTTATGCTGCGGTATGCTGATCCAGGGACGGTGAGTGGCATTATTGGTAAACTCTGCTCATTACTGAAGTTAGTGGCATCTTCTGAATCAGTTCTTGTACCTGGTTCTGCTCTGCGAAAATTGGCAAGATCAATCAGCATGCTTCTTACTTTTGGCTCACCATCTATCGTAGACCAGGTTTACATGTCCATTGTTAGTGATGAGGGAACTCAGTCGTCATCAGTTATATGTCTAGCCTTATTCATGGAAGGATTTCCACTGAATTTACTCTCTGACAAGTTGAAAAGTATTGCAACTCAAAGAATCCTTACTGATTACTATGTCttcattgaaaattttgatgacAAATCTATGAGATCTTCTGGTTCCGGTGTTTTTGGTGTCCCAGTGTTTGCTTTGTCTGCTTCATTGGAGTCTCT CCGGATCAGTATATCCGATATCGATGTGAAGACTCTGAAGCTTTTAGTTTCTATCATTCATAACTACATAGTGTCTTCAGACAAACTAATGAAGGACCACTACCGTAAGCTTTTGAGTGAAACATTGGTAATCATCTCAAAAATGAAGCACCTATATGCATCTGACGAAATGGAGAAAGTAATCTTTGAGCTTAAAAACCTGTTTATCTCAGGATCTGGTGCAGCTTCTGATACACAATTGTATGAATGCAAACCAAATCTGGCTCTTTTCATGGCAGGCCTTGCTCATATGGAAATCAATGAAACTAATGAAAGTGCAAAGATCTCTACTCTCTGGGAGTTGTATCACATGTTGTTGAGTGAACGGCATTGGGCATTTATTCACTTGGCTATTACAGCATTTGGATACTTTTCTGCTCGGACTGGTTGCAATGAGCTTTGGAGATTTGTGCCGGAGACTGCAGCGCTTtcatatgatttagaatctggAAATGAGGCAACTGTGGAGAGATTCATGTCTGAGTTTAAGATATATCTCGAGAAGGAAACAGCGCTTCTTACAACGACACCTTGTTCTGACCAGCTTGGTCTGCTTGCGAGGGAGGGTCTAACTCTGAAAGAAATGTTTCAGAAGATTTCAGATACCATTGTGGATACTTCAGAACGTGACAACATGGAAATCGACTGTGAAAAGCAAACGGAGATCAATGGCGGGAAGCAAACCAATAAGAAAAGGAAACTTCCGGATGGAATTAGGAAGGGAATGGAATTGCTAGAGAGTGGTATGAAGGTTATTGTTGATGGTCTGTCCCAGTGGCAGCAAATGCAATTTTGCTCCAATGAACTTCACGACAAGTTCTTGACGAGCTTTTCTCGCCTTGAAGATGAAATTTCTCAACTAGTTGGCCTGGCTGGTAGTGATTAG
- the LOC103453661 gene encoding uncharacterized protein isoform X3, with the protein MLNKAILHVAVKHLESDISNALAHFLALGTKANIWCGKHLKMTLMSSVESQEEEHDNLFFELLLDLLSFSGVSFSALARFPVSTDKLSMDIVEKFLVEQLNLIKDSISEIKRIEPFESVGKVMLEVIDAVIRLCGAYARAVNWESWEEKLERDKTGTHFEGVSNMNHVITVIKYTIEKLCEIGVVAANNGGSLVKVLNFTWKGVVSLLQLGEGVFATKVNVADIVSNLISLVNESLKCAAEAWSSSLNDAISVTEARKTFLPINFYLINAIKISTLYPCQAYLLQREITNCILMISTFKISLSNEKLLKTAAEVFVELLEKASLDLLFSLLNSSQVKQEFKVEILDSLFGKGSYTDTSSGDKSKFNKISSLDEIISLFGEALPGERALLLGRVSLFLSLLKFSVDLEEDVKLGITRKLGWFLDILIDEEVYSSILLLQVPVLYGSGETVVVAWQPMFSSLLNALEIFMLVVSSTPVWRELEAFLLENIFHPHFLCWEVVMELWCFMLRYADPGTVSGIIGKLCSLLKLVASSESVLVPGSALRKLARSISMLLTFGSPSIVDQVYMSIVSDEGTQSSSVICLALFMEGFPLNLLSDKLKSIATQRILTDYYVFIENFDDKSMRSSGSGVFGVPVFALSASLESLRISISDIDVKTLKLLVSIIHNYIVSSDKLMKDHYRKLLSETLVIISKMKHLYASDEMEKVIFELKNLFISGSGAASDTQLYECKPNLALFMAGLAHMEINETNESAKISTLWELYHMLLSERHWAFIHLAITAFGYFSARTGCNELWRFVPETAALSYDLESGNEATVERFMSEFKIYLEKETALLTTTPCSDQLGLLAREGLTLKEMFQKISDTIVDTSERDNMEIDCEKQTEINGGKQTNKKRKLPDGIRKGMELLESGMKVIVDGLSQWQQMQFCSNELHDKFLTSFSRLEDEISQLVGLAGSD; encoded by the exons ATGTTAAACAAGGCTATATTACACGTGGCTGTAAAACACCTAGAATCTGACATATCCAACGCTCTAGCACATTTCCTTGCCCTTGGGACCAAG GCTAACATATGGTGTGGTAAACACCTAAAAATGACTCTTATGTCGAGTGTGGAGTCTCAAGAGGAAGAGCACGACAATCTGTTCTTTGAG CTGCTTCTGGATCTTCTGAGCTTCTCTGGTGTTAGTTTCTCAGCTTTGGCAAGATTTCCTGTTTCTACTGACAAGCTGTCAATGGATATTGTTGAGAAATTCTTAGTGGAACAGTTAAACTTGATCAAAGATTCAATATCAGAGATTAAG AGAATTGAGCCATTTGAATCTGTAGGAAAGGTCATGTTGGAGGTCATTGATGCTGTAATAAGACTATGTGGAGCATATGCTCGAGCTGTAAATTGGGAGTCTTGGGAAGAAAAGCTTGAGAGGGACAAAACTGGAACGCATTTTGAAGGGGTCAGTAATATGAATCACGTTATTACTGTAATAAAGTATACAATAGAAAAATTGTGTGAGATAGGCGTTGTTGCTGCTAATAATGGAGGCAGTCTGGTAAAGGTTCTCAATTTTACATGGAAAGGTGTAGTCAGTCTACTTCAGCTTGGTGAGGGGGTATTCGCAACAAAGGTGAATGTAGCTGATATAGTTTCAAATCTAATCTCACTGGTCAATGAATCTTTAAAATGCGCAGCTGAGGCTTGGTCATCGTCTTTGAATGATGCCATTTCAGTGACAGAAGCTAGGAAGAcatttcttccaataaatttttATCTGATTAATGCAATAAAAATATCTACCCTGTATCCGTGTCAAGCATATCTGTTACAAAGGGAGATAACAAATTGCATCCTGATGATCTCAACCTTCAAAATTTCATTGAGCAATGAAAAACTGTTAAAAACCGCCGCTGAAGTTTTCGTAGAACTCTTGGAGAAAGCATCCTTGGATTTACTATTTTCGTTACTGAATTCATCTCAAGTGAAGCAGGAGTTCAAGGTTGAGATTCTAGATTCTCTGTTCGGTAAAGGAAGCTACACAGATACTAGCTCTGGAGATAAGAGTAAATTTAATAAGATAAGTTCGTTGGATgaaattatttctttatttggGGAAGCATTGCCTGGAGAAAGAGCCTTGTTGCTTGGTCGTGTTTCGTTATTTCTTAGTTTGTTGAAATTTTCtgttgatcttgaagaagatgTAAAACTTGGGATTACTAGAAAGCTTGGTTGGTTCTTGGATATATTAATTGATGAAGAGGTATATTCTTCCATTTTGCTTTTGCAAGTTCCCGTGTTATATGGTTCTGGAGAAACTGTGGTAGTTGCCTGGCAGCCTATGTTTtcttcacttttgaatgcattGGAAATCTTCATGCTTGTGGTCTCTTCGACTCCTGTTTGGAGGGAGTTGGAGGCTTTCCTTCTTGAGAATATATTTCATCCTCACTTCCTTTGCTGGGAGGTTGTGATGGAACTTTGGTGCTTTATGCTGCGGTATGCTGATCCAGGGACGGTGAGTGGCATTATTGGTAAACTCTGCTCATTACTGAAGTTAGTGGCATCTTCTGAATCAGTTCTTGTACCTGGTTCTGCTCTGCGAAAATTGGCAAGATCAATCAGCATGCTTCTTACTTTTGGCTCACCATCTATCGTAGACCAGGTTTACATGTCCATTGTTAGTGATGAGGGAACTCAGTCGTCATCAGTTATATGTCTAGCCTTATTCATGGAAGGATTTCCACTGAATTTACTCTCTGACAAGTTGAAAAGTATTGCAACTCAAAGAATCCTTACTGATTACTATGTCttcattgaaaattttgatgacAAATCTATGAGATCTTCTGGTTCCGGTGTTTTTGGTGTCCCAGTGTTTGCTTTGTCTGCTTCATTGGAGTCTCT CCGGATCAGTATATCCGATATCGATGTGAAGACTCTGAAGCTTTTAGTTTCTATCATTCATAACTACATAGTGTCTTCAGACAAACTAATGAAGGACCACTACCGTAAGCTTTTGAGTGAAACATTGGTAATCATCTCAAAAATGAAGCACCTATATGCATCTGACGAAATGGAGAAAGTAATCTTTGAGCTTAAAAACCTGTTTATCTCAGGATCTGGTGCAGCTTCTGATACACAATTGTATGAATGCAAACCAAATCTGGCTCTTTTCATGGCAGGCCTTGCTCATATGGAAATCAATGAAACTAATGAAAGTGCAAAGATCTCTACTCTCTGGGAGTTGTATCACATGTTGTTGAGTGAACGGCATTGGGCATTTATTCACTTGGCTATTACAGCATTTGGATACTTTTCTGCTCGGACTGGTTGCAATGAGCTTTGGAGATTTGTGCCGGAGACTGCAGCGCTTtcatatgatttagaatctggAAATGAGGCAACTGTGGAGAGATTCATGTCTGAGTTTAAGATATATCTCGAGAAGGAAACAGCGCTTCTTACAACGACACCTTGTTCTGACCAGCTTGGTCTGCTTGCGAGGGAGGGTCTAACTCTGAAAGAAATGTTTCAGAAGATTTCAGATACCATTGTGGATACTTCAGAACGTGACAACATGGAAATCGACTGTGAAAAGCAAACGGAGATCAATGGCGGGAAGCAAACCAATAAGAAAAGGAAACTTCCGGATGGAATTAGGAAGGGAATGGAATTGCTAGAGAGTGGTATGAAGGTTATTGTTGATGGTCTGTCCCAGTGGCAGCAAATGCAATTTTGCTCCAATGAACTTCACGACAAGTTCTTGACGAGCTTTTCTCGCCTTGAAGATGAAATTTCTCAACTAGTTGGCCTGGCTGGTAGTGATTAG